The following are encoded together in the Ranitomeya imitator isolate aRanImi1 chromosome 4, aRanImi1.pri, whole genome shotgun sequence genome:
- the LOC138676198 gene encoding uncharacterized protein isoform X1: MQAPSGSAGRRRTRYKYGPALSFLRETMLSRTTVCSHRAPASTLDPSGAISQESTTEGRVGRPHPLSDPSGTSAPSTSAAASTSASLQCSLLEAAGDAIAFPLPHPSDPATSRPPLGSWRQRQRGQERSYAAEFLHLNASFQSSLKILGEQVAAGFNMVQTRISEHSIRLDRLHSDSSHALPNLFFQSMLRSMEKLTLDQQMRVMHGCHGALVQVMSETQNPTPPHTATTTFQTQSQFQTQSQFQTQSQFQTQSQKKTQSQKKTQSKFPSRPQITMSSPMFSSLSSFPSPFTIPPTPTPPSPAQTPVFSTPSTTPQPSRLSPPIDVVQPSSPSASISTPHFTDL, encoded by the exons atgcaggccccgagtggctcagcaggaaggagaaGGACACGTTACAAATATGGCCCTGCCCTGTCCTTCCTCagggaaaccatgctgagtagaac CACCGTCTGCAGCCATCGGGCGCCTGCATCGACCTTGGatccctctggagcgatctctcaggagtccaCCACTGAGGGCCGCGTCGGTAGACCCCACCCCTTGTCTGACCCTtccggtacctctgccccatccacttccGCCGCAGCCAGCACTTCAGCATCATTGCAGTGttcgttacttgaagctgctggtgatgcgatagcgttccctttaccccacccctctgatcctgccacctctagaccaccattaggttcgtggcggcagcgacagaggggtcaggaaaggagctatgctgctgaattcttgcatctgaatgcatccttccaaagctctttaaaaattttgggagagcaagtggctGCTGGGTTCAACATGGTGCAAACACGCATTAGTGAACACAGCATACGCTTGGATAGGCTTCATTCAGATTCAAGTCATGCATTACCAaaccttttttttcaatccatgctcaggagcatggaaaagctgactcttgaccagcagatgcgggtaatgcacGGCTGCCATGGTGCTCTAGTGCAGGTAATGTCCGAAACACAAAATCcaacacctccccacacagccactacaactttccaaacccagtcccaattccaaacccagtcccaattccaaacccagtcccaattccAAACCCAGTCCCAAAAGAAAACCCAGTCCCAAAAGAAAACCCAGTCCAAATTCCCATCCCGGCCCCAAATCACAATGTCTTCCCCAATGTTTTCTTCCTTGTCAAGCTTTCCTTCCCCGTTTActattccacctaccccaacaccaccctcCCCTGCTCAGACTCCTGTTTTTTCAACCCCTTCCACTACaccccaacccagtaggctttccccacctatcgacgtggtccaaccttccagcccctccgctagtatctccaccccacactttacTGACCTCTGA
- the LOC138676198 gene encoding uncharacterized protein isoform X2, translating to MFSQEAEAAEGLSEEDERGGEIQGAGAQSVSQCAPNSDDEQEQGFDVDLLIEEVREREPLWNMTDRWHSDKFIKRRLWLEVCHNVISN from the exons ATGTTTTCACAAGAAGCTGAAGCAGCCGAGGGCCTCTCAGAAGAAGACGAGaggggtggagaaatacaaggagcgggcgcacagagt gTTTCACAGTGTGCTCCCAACTCGGATGACGAACAAGAACAAGGATTCGATGTGGACCTTCTCATCGAGGAggtccgcgagcgggagccgctctGGAATATGACTGACCGCTGGCATTCAGACAAGTTTATCaaacgtcggctctggttggaagtctgCCATAATGTAATCAGCAACTAG